The following proteins come from a genomic window of Saccharomyces mikatae IFO 1815 strain IFO1815 genome assembly, chromosome: 7:
- the MNP1 gene encoding mitochondrial 54S ribosomal protein bL12m (similar to Saccharomyces cerevisiae MNP1 (YGL068W); ancestral locus Anc_6.213) — protein sequence MSLRILAKRSSSIWMKTRITPALTTPITIITRFNSTTTTTTSHKEDAKPVDPKISKIVQDISQLTLLETSNLINELKTVLNIPEISMPMGGFMASATGAGAGNVPGSAGEAGSGAEEEVKPEAKTVFTVKLDSFDTKTKAKVIKEVKGLLGLSLVEAKKFVEAAPKVLKENVAKDDAEKIKKTLEDLGAKVSLE from the coding sequence ATGTCCCTACGTATACTAGCGAAGAGATCTTCCTCAATCTGGATGAAAACACGTATTACACCAGCCTTGACTACTCCTATCACTATCATAACTCGTTTCAACTCTACGACCACAACCACAACATCACATAAAGAAGATGCCAAACCAGTTGATCctaaaatttccaaaattgtACAGGATATCTCGCAACTGACACTTTTGGAAACTTCTAATTTGattaatgaattgaaaactgTATTGAACATTCCAGAAATATCCATGCCTATGGGCGGTTTCATGGCAAGTGCTACAGGTGCAGGTGCAGGAAATGTACCAGGCTCTGCTGGTGAAGCTGGTTCCGGTGCTGAAGAGGAAGTTAAACCGGAAGCGAAAACTGTGTTTACTGTGAAGTTGGACTCGTTTGACACCAAAACCAAGGCTAAAGTCATCAAAGAAGTCAAGGGATTATTGGGACTTTCACTAGTTGAAGCGAAGAAGTTTGTTGAGGCTGCTCCAAAGgtcttgaaagaaaatgttgcCAAGGATGATGCCgaaaagatcaagaaaacCTTGGAAGATTTGGGAGCTAAGGTTAGTTTGGAATAG
- the NPY1 gene encoding NAD(+) diphosphatase (similar to Saccharomyces cerevisiae NPY1 (YGL067W); ancestral locus Anc_6.216) produces the protein MSTAATFFGQQVLNRVSFLRCSKEFIKKSLNHDSTVFIPFIEGEALISPENGDLVQLSKSTNSSTKILSTIIPLYTTLLNTTRSRSDESGINLTFLGLLENTDSTFNFELSSNSYKGTPYFGLDIRVSESTLFKSADFEPIFSFPKMTRDHIFKQTNKDASLYSQGRMYLDWLAKYKFCPGCGSKLFPVDAGTKLQCSNENKGVHCNVRDANVNNVCFPRTDPTVIIAMTNSDYSKCCLARSKKRHGNFVLYSTIAGFMEPSETIEEACTREIWEETGISCKDIDIVRSQPWPYPCSLMIGCLGIVKFNGQNEIINLNHDDELLDAQWFDTIEIIQALDKYTGGFRVPFKNDINLPGSTTIAFQLIKHVCEKHKRLHSTSASHL, from the coding sequence ATGTCTACCGCCGCAACTTTTTTTGGTCAGCAGGTTTTGAACCGAGTTTCCTTCTTGAGATGTTCGAAAGAGTTCATCAAGAAATCATTAAACCATGACTCTACCGTTTTTATTCCTTTCATTGAGGGGGAAGCGCTGATTTCACCTGAGAATGGTGATTTGGTTCAGTTGTCTAAGTCTACAAATTCCTCTACAAAgattttatcaacaataatTCCTTTATACACTACACTTTTGAACACAACTCGATCAAGAAGCGATGAGTCTGGTATCAATTTAACATTTTTAGGTCTTCTTGAAAATACAGATTCCACGTTTAACTTTGAATTGTCCAGCAACTCCTATAAAGGAACACCATACTTTGGGTTAGATATTCGTGTTTCTGAGAGCACTCTCTTCAAGAGTGCCGATTTCGAGCCAATCTTTTCCTTCCCGAAGATGACTAGAGATCACATCTTCAAGCAAACAAATAAAGACGCCTCACTCTACTCACAAGGTAGAATGTATTTAGATTGGCTAGCCAAGTACAAGTTCTGTCCTGGTTGCGGATCAAAATTATTTCCAGTAGACGCTGGAACCAAGCTTCAATGTtctaatgaaaacaaagGTGTACACTGCAATGTGAGAGATGCAAATGTTAACAATGTTTGCTTCCCAAGAACCGATCCAACCGTTATCATAGCTATGACTAATTCAGACTATTCGAAGTGTTGTCTTGCAAGGTCCAAAAAGAGACATGGTAATTTCGTATTGTACTCAACAATTGCGGGTTTTATGGAACCATCTGAAACCATTGAGGAGGCCTGTACTAGGGAAATATGGGAGGAAACAGGTATATCATGTAAGGATATTGATATAGTCCGCTCACAGCCCTGGCCTTATCCTTGTAGTTTGATGATCGGCTGTTTAGGTATTGTTAAATTCAATGGccaaaatgaaattatCAACCTGAATCATGACGACGAATTATTGGATGCTCAATGGTTTGATACAATAGAAATCATTCAAGCTTTGGATAAGTATACTGGTGGGTTTCGGGTTCCATTTAAAAATGATATTAATTTGCCTGGAAGTACCACCATTGCCTTCCAATTAATCAAACATGTCTGCGAAAAACACAAAAGATTACATTCGACCTCAGCAAGCCATTTATAG
- the SGF73 gene encoding deubiquitination module subunit SGF73 (similar to Saccharomyces cerevisiae SGF73 (YGL066W); ancestral locus Anc_6.218), with protein sequence MRPKDAEIKGIKPNIVDEYSLSQENGSSHDSWKSLIASAKNTSLQYNNMNRESLKKFFKPNAQIIDNPLDTPIQFRVCEKCGKPLTLTAIVDHLENHCTGIFGKNNIDSRDESTNETVRNGTEPTGANNNDNDDDNNNDNNNEDDEDDEGEDGEDEDDDDEDEDDEGDDDDDDDDDDGDTNSANDKKSDSSFNPLKRSTSMESANTPNMDTKRSKTGTPQTSSSSIRKQKKVKQRNPTEKHLIDFNKQCGVELPEGGYCARSLTCKSHSMGAKRAVSGRSKPYDVLLADYHREHQTKIGAAAEKRAKQQELQKLQKQIQKEQKKHTQQQKQGQRTKQRNTNGVKSAKNGNKNTANNTNNINEVGHVNLTPEEETTQVLNGVSRSFPLPLESTVLSSVRYRTKYFRMREMFASSFSVKPGYTSPGYGAIHSRVGCLDLDRTTDYKFRVRTPQPINQIANQNLNPKQIQRLQQQRALQAQLLSQQQQQQQQQQQQQQQQQQQQQQQQQQQQQQQQQQQQQQQQQQHLVQAQANTQSQTQSIVPNHFPSGATNSSFNANIMSKQVHEQQQQHKLQDTGLTPLEIQSQQQKLRQQQLQQQKFEAAASYLANATKLMQESNQDNHIPSNPNNNNGNNSNNGKNNLLTMKASISSPNATVNGMQSSPGINSINNSGQGVSAGINGSSNNGRIEVGIGNSVNPYNGRVN encoded by the coding sequence ATGAGGCCAAAGGATGCAGAGATTAAGGGAATTAAGCCCAATATTGTCGATGAATATTCTTTGTCTCAGGAGAACGGTTCTTCCCACGATTCATGGAAAAGTTTAATAGCGTCAGCGAAGAATACCTCTTTACAGTATAACAATATGAATCGTGAAAgcctaaaaaaattcttcaagCCGAATGCACAAATCATTGATAATCCTTTAGACACGCCTATTCAGTTTAGAGTGTGTGAAAAATGTGGTAAACCGTTGACTTTGACAGCAATTGTGGATCACTTAGAAAATCATTGTACGGGaatctttggaaaaaataacataGATTCAAGAGATGAAAGTACTAATGAAACTGTACGAAATGGAACAGAACCAACTGGCGCTAACaacaatgataatgatgatgacaacaacaatgataACAACAATGAGGACGATGAGGACGATGAGGGTGAGGACGGTGAGGACGAggacgatgacgatgaggatgaggacGATGAGggagatgatgatgatgatgatgatgatgatgatggtgataccaataGTGCCAATGATAAAAAGAgtgattcttcttttaatcCTTTAAAAAGATCGACATCTATGGAATCTGCTAACACACCAAATATGGACACAAAGAGATCTAAAACTGGAACTCCTCAAACCTCCAGCTCTTCCAtcagaaaacaaaagaaagtcaAACAAAGAAATCCAACGGAAAAACACCTAATTGATTTCAATAAGCAATGTGGTGTAGAATTACCTGAGGGTGGCTATTGTGCACGTTCGTTGACATGTAAATCCCATTCAATGGGTGCGAAGAGGGCAGTTTCTGGTCGTTCCAAGCCCTACGACGTCTTGCTTGCTGACTATCATAGAGAAcatcaaacaaaaattggTGCAGCAGCCGAAAAACGTGCTAAGCAACAAGAGCTACAGAAGTTGCAAAAgcaaatacaaaaagaGCAGAAAAAACATACTCAACAACAGAAGCAAGGCCAGAGGACGAAGCAAAGAAATACAAATGGTGTAAAGTCCGCCAAAAAcggaaataaaaatactGCAAACAACACTAACAACATCAACGAGGTAGGACACGTTAATCTAACACCTGAAGAGGAGACCACTCAGGTTCTAAATGGCGTATCCCGGTCTTTCCCGTTACCTTTAGAGTCAACAGTACTGTCATCAGTTAGATATAGGACTAAATATTTTAGAATGAGGGAAATGTTTGCCTCATCGTTTTCGGTAAAACCAGGATATACTTCTCCAGGTTATGGTGCGATACACTCTCGTGTTGGGTGTTTAGATTTAGATAGGACAACAGATTATAAATTTCGTGTTAGAACACCACAGCCAATTAACCAAATAGCAAACCAAAATCTCAATCCGAAACAAATACAAAGATTACAACAGCAAAGAGCTTTACAGGCACAGCTACTCTctcagcagcagcagcagcaacaacaacagcagcagcaacaacaacaacagcagcaacaacagcagcaacagcaacagcaacaacagcagcaacaacaacaacaacaacaacagcagcagcagcagcaacaccTAGTACAGGCCCAGGCTAATACGCAATCGCAGACTCAGAGTATAGTTCCCAACCATTTCCCGAGCGGGGCAACCAACTCGTCATTCAATGCAAATATAATGAGTAAGCAAGTTCATgaacagcagcagcagcataAACTTCAAGATACAGGTCTTACACCACTGGAGATACAATCGcaacaacaaaaactaCGACAACAACAACTACAACAGCAAAAGTTTGAAGCTGCTGCTTCATATTTAGCCAACGCTACGAAATTGATGCAAGAATCAAATCAAGACAACCATATACCTAGTAATCccaacaataacaatggtaataatagtaataatggTAAAAATAACTTATTGACTATGAAAGCGTCCATTAGTTCCCCTAATGCTACCGTAAATGGTATGCAGTCTTCTCCTGGTATCAACAGCATTAATAATTCTGGACAAGGTGTATCTGCCGGTATTAATGGCTCTAGCAATAATGGACGGATTGAGGTAGGTATCGGAAATTCTGTGAATCCCTATAATGGCAGAGTAAACTGA
- the ALG2 gene encoding GDP-Man:Man(1)GlcNAc(2)-PP-dolichol alpha-1,3-mannosyltransferase (similar to Saccharomyces cerevisiae ALG2 (YGL065C); ancestral locus Anc_6.219), translating into MIDKEKRTIAFIHPDLGIGGAERLVVDAALGLQQQGHSVTIYTSHCDKSHCFEEVKSGQLKVEVLGDFLPTHFLGRFFIVFATIRQIYLVIQLILQKKVNAYQLFIIDQLSTCIPLLHIFSSATLMFYCHFPDQLLTQRTDLLKRIYRLPFDLIEQFSVSSADTVVVNSNFTKNMYHKTFKFLSNDPEVIYPCVDLSTIEIECIDKKFFKTILNEGDRFYLSINRFERKKDIALAIKAFALSEDQNNDSVKLVISGGYDERVAENVAYLKELQSLADEYEISYTTIHYQEIKCVFDLESFKANHSKIIFLTSISSSLKELLLEKTEMLLYTPAYEHFGIVPLEAMKLGKPVLAVNNGGPLETIKPYVTGEDETFATGWLKPAVPIQWATAIDESRKVLQSGNVNFERNGPLRVKKYFSREAMTQSFEENVEKIIWKEKKYYPWEMFGVSLLNFLLHMSFLRILPNNPWPFLFMAVLVVLYFRNYLWGVYWAFIFALSYPYEEI; encoded by the coding sequence ATGattgacaaagaaaagagaacaaTTGCATTCATTCACCCGGATTTAGGTATTGGGGGTGCCGAAAGGTTAGTTGTCGATGCGGCATTAGGTCTACAGCAACAAGGACATAGTGTAACAATATATACCAGCCATTGTGATAAATCACACtgttttgaagaagtcAAAAGTGGTCAATTAAAAGTGGAAGTTTTGGGCGATTTTTTACCAACACACTTTTTGGGtcgtttttttattgtattcGCCACAATTAGACAAATTTACTTAGTTATTCAGTTGATTCTACAGAAAAAGGTGAATGCATAccaattatttattattgatcAACTTTCTACATGTATCCCGCTTTTACATATCTTTAGTTCTGCCACCTTAATGTTTTATTGCCATTTTCCCGATCAATTATTAACCCAAAGAACTGATCtattaaaaagaatatacaGACTTCCCTTTGACCTAATAGAACAATTTTCCGTGAGTTCTGCTGATACTGTCGTGGTAAATTCAAACTTCACTAAAAACATGTATCacaaaactttcaaatttttgtcCAATGATCCAGAAGTCATTTACCCGTGTGTGGATTTATCAACTATCGAGATTGAATGTATTGACaaaaagttcttcaaaACGATACTCAACGAAGGTGATAGATTCTATCTGAGTATTAATcgttttgaaagaaaaaaagatatcgCGTTGGCTATAAAAGCCTTTGCACTTTCTGAAGATCAAAATAATGACAGCGTTAAATTGGTTATTAGCGGCGGTTATGACGAGAGGGTCGCTGAAAATGTAGCATATCTAAAGGAATTACAGTCTCTGGCCGATGAATACGAAATATCCTACACGACCATACATTATCAAGAAATAAAGTGTGTTTTCGATTTGGAGTCATTTAAAGCCAATCATAGTAAGATTATATTCTTGACCTCTATCTCGTCCTCCTTGAAGGAATTGTTGCTAGAAAAAACTGAAATGTTGTTGTATACGCCCGCATATGAGCACTTTGGTATTGTTCCTTTAGAAGCCATGAAATTGGGTAAGCCAGTACTGGCTGTAAACAATGGTGGTCCTTTAGAAACCATTAAACCATATGTTACTGGGGAAGATGAAACTTTCGCCACTGGATGGCTAAAGCCTGCCGTACCCATTCAATGGGCTACTGCTATTGATGAAAGCAGAAAAGTGTTGCAAAGTGGTAatgtgaattttgagagGAATGGACCACTGAGAGTCAAAAAATACTTCTCTAGAGAAGCAATGACTCAGtcctttgaagaaaacgtCGAAAAGATTATATGgaaggagaaaaaatactatcCCTGGGAAATGTTTGGtgtttcattattgaaCTTTCTTTTGCATATGTCATTTCTAAGAATCCTACCCAATAATCCATGGCCCTTCTTATTCATGGCTGTATTAGTGGTGTTATATTTTAGAAATTACTTATGGGGAGTTTACTGGGCGTTTATATTTGCTCTTTCGTACCCTTATGAAGAAATATGA
- the MRH4 gene encoding ATP-dependent RNA helicase (similar to Saccharomyces cerevisiae MRH4 (YGL064C); ancestral locus Anc_6.223) → MLLFSNSAVLPRWCCPMFLKMGVRYYAGGPRIKHKRNSPLASVPSSNSNKGSKQKAKGKKINKKSDPDQAFNFGQYGGLKKDVDIDMSDASKLIQKISNFDQLLILPSVRDAVKEIISSESLKLQDEKKKVSRSITPSPIQTVAIKKISKNLMDPKLQLHAIAAETGSGKTMAYLIPLIDYLKRQELETPQLWETLREKTLIRSIILVPTHELVDQVYETVSKTKSSLGLNSFKWDRATSYHDLLENIKNRIDILVTTPGKLLNLFSIRMITRPDKILSKVGFVVLDEADTLLDRSWLEETHSAIKKIPNINHLIFCSATIPQEFNKTMQRLFPTVIPIMTPRLHKLPFTLDFKVINSALSPFKGSKIKALAQTLYAISNDDTEPGFEKRCIIFVNEKKHVSEIVNLLNNKFGHNAFGLTGEDTSEERSEKIKPFLSAPRPLSEIAPSNASSETSWRKREIPDSNIVIGEMRRTKSDAGVPTNKSMHVLVTTDLMARGLNFKGVRNVILYDVPKTSIDLIHRVGRTARMKQGGRVFMLTDNKTKSWAKALPKIIKKHQRLS, encoded by the coding sequence ATGTTACTTTTCTCTAACTCGGCAGTTTTGCCACGGTGGTGTTGCCCCATGTTTCTAAAGATGGGCGTGCGGTATTATGCTGGAGGCCCGAGGATAAAACATAAAAGAAACTCTCCATTAGCTTCAGTGCCTTCAagtaatagtaataaagGCAGCAAACAGAAAGCtaaaggcaaaaaaattaacaaGAAGAGTGATCCCGACCAGGCATTCAATTTTGGACAGTATGGCGggttaaaaaaagatgttgaCATAGATATGAGTGATGCTAGTAAACTGATTCAAAAGatatcaaattttgatcAATTGCTCATATTGCCATCTGTTAGGGACGctgtaaaagaaattatctCCAGCGAATCTTTGAAACTCCaagatgagaaaaaaaaagtaagtaGGAGTATAACACCAAGTCCTATACAAACTGTGGCCATCAAAAAGATCtccaagaatttgatgGACCCAAAACTACAACTACATGCTATTGCCGCGGAAACAGGTTCAGGTAAGACCATGGCCTACTTGATACCTTTGATAGactatttgaaaaggcAGGAGTTAGAAACTCCACAACTATGGGAAACGCTAAGAGAAAAAACCTTGATTCGCTCCATCATACTTGTACCTACACATGAATTGGTTGACCAAGTATATGAAACCGTCTCCAAGACGAAATCCTCTTTGGGTTTAAACTCATTCAAATGGGATAGGGCCACATCGTATCACGATTTATTGGAGAATATAAAGAACAGAATAGATATTCTGGTTACCACCCCAGGAAAGCTATTAAaccttttttccattagAATGATTACTAGACCTGATAAAATCTTGTCCAAAGTCGGCTTCGTAGTACTGGATGAAGCTGATACTCTTCTGGATAGATCATGGCTTGAGGAAACCCACTCCgccataaaaaaaattcctaACATTAATCACCTTATTTTCTGTTCTGCTACCATTCCTCAAGAGTTTAACAAGACAATGCAAAGACTTTTCCCCACGGTAATTCCTATAATGACACCTAGACTGCATAAGCTACCATTTACTTTGGACTTTAAAGTTATAAATTCTGCTTTAAGCCCTTTCAAGGGTTCTAAAATTAAGGCACTGGCTCAAACTCTATATGCCATTTCAAATGATGATACTGAACCAGGGTTCGAAAAAAGATGTATCATCTTTgttaacgaaaaaaaacacGTGTCCGAAATTGTGAACCTGTTAAACAACAAATTTGGTCACAATGCCTTTGGTTTAACTGGTGAAGATACTTCTGAAGAAAGATCGGAGAAAATTAAGCCCTTTTTATCAGCACCCAGGCCACTTTCGGAAATAGCTCCTTCAAATGCTTCATCAGAAACTTCTTGGAGAAAACGTGAAATTCCTGATTCTAACATCGTCATTGGAGAAATGAGAAGGACAAAATCAGATGCTGGTGTTCCCACAAACAAGTCCATGCATGTACTTGTAACCACAGACCTTATGGCAAGAGGGCTTAATTTCAAAGGTGTACGGAACGTTATTCTCTACGATGTACCTAAAACGTCAATAGATCTGATCCATAGAGTGGGCAGAACTGCTAGAATGAAACAAGGTGGCCGCGTATTTATGTTAACTGacaacaaaacaaaatcttGGGCCAAGGCTCTTCCCAAGATAATCAAAAAGCATCAAAGGTTATCATGA
- the PUS2 gene encoding pseudouridine synthase PUS2 (similar to Saccharomyces cerevisiae PUS2 (YGL063W) and PUS1 (YPL212C); ancestral locus Anc_6.226), with product MLLGYRGSGYYGMQYNSPHKTIEGEILAKLFEVGAISEENSSAPKKNSFMAAARTDKGVHAMLNLLSLKISVQKDTVAKLNAALPPEIRVWGIQPVNKKFNARSACDSRWYEYLVPEFALIGPPRSSALYQNVGASYCEDGSQEMWDAFLEQTRGRFSGDELCCFQDTAQKLCEDDPLMQDYVELLSGILSRYCLPRSKLQAFEAAMQQYVGTHNFHNFTTGKLAEDPSAQRHIKEVVVARASPRWISVRIHGQSFMLHQIRRMVALAVLAARCQLPADLVRHYFTTGARKYIPRAPAQGLLLEGPVFDHYNNKLRKMLYCEIRPGSTTLEHMYRFRERYIYTAVAHEENQRHVFCHFIRRMNRLATPLI from the coding sequence ATGCTCTTAGGCTACCGCGGTAGCGGATATTATGGAATGCAATACAACTCACCGCATAAAACGATTGAGGGCGAGATTCTTGCCAAGCTATTCGAAGTTGGGGCCATTTCCGAGGAGAATTCTTCGGCACCGAAGAAAAACTCCTTCATGGCGGCGGCAAGAACAGACAAGGGGGTACATGCCATGTTGAATCTACTGTCGCTAAAGATCTCAGTGCAAAAAGACACAGTTGCAAAGTTGAATGCCGCATTGCCGCCCGAAATACGCGTGTGGGGTATCCAGCCTGTCAACAAGAAGTTCAATGCCAGATCCGCATGCGATTCCCGCTGGTACGAATACCTTGTCCCAGAATTTGCACTTATTGGTCCACCCCGGAGTTCCGCTTTGTACCAAAACGTGGGGGCATCATACTGCGAAGACGGCTCACAAGAGATGTGGGATGCGTTCCTGGAACAGACGCGCGGGAGGTTTAGCGGGGATGAGCTGTGTTGTTTTCAGGACACTGCACAGAAACTATGTGAGGACGATCCTCTAATGCAAGACTATGTAGAACTTTTGAGCGGCATCCTCAGCCGCTACTGCTTGCCGCGCTCGAAGCTGCAAGCTTTTGAGGCGGCCATGCAGCAATACGTGGGAACGCATAATTTTCATAATTTCACCACAGGCAAGCTCGCTGAGGACCCCAGTGCTCAACGCCATATCAAGGAGGTTGTAGTGGCACGGGCCTCACCGCGATGGATAAGTGTGCGGATCCATGGGCAGTCTTTCATGCTTCATCAGATTCGGCGAATGGTAGCGCTTGCCGTGCTTGCTGCCCGCTGTCAATTACCGGCTGACCTTGTGCGCCACTATTTCACTACCGGGGCTAGGAAATACATTCCGAGAGCCCCCGCGCAAGGCCTACTACTAGAAGGGCCTGTGTTTGATCACTATAACAACAAGTTGCGCAAGATGCTGTATTGCGAAATTCGCCCGGGTAGTACCACTCTTGAGCACATGTACCGTTTCCGGGAgcgttatatatatactgcAGTCGCGCACGAGGAGAATCAGCGTCACGTGTTTTGCCATTTTATACGACGCATGAACCGCCTAGCCACTCCACTAATCTAG